A window of the Nibribacter ruber genome harbors these coding sequences:
- a CDS encoding J domain-containing protein — protein MAKRKPSAKENFPTVTGLSTSGTTPQQQEFNQHVAKINFLKEQLAQQRASLAAAQVRVQKEVQPLIRQLVEKRTAFVRLLDRAYHLEFFQKQEKEKIAYLIEKLAFDLIDTYGAHDLKDLYAQYNPEAASAVSTAEDEVPDAPEQAPDPDDYDAWQVQEQQRREAQQKARQQAKKKKAQATELKLELTSLTKASRKIYTTLVKLLHPDKERDEQTRLWKEEAMKRVTIAYNQDDFFELLRLQMEFLHLEEAHLDQVPEDQLQYYLKLLHDQIQELERELQHFQTGPQANFYQRFAGTERQMDLKFRKVKKELKDELSQLDLEIRVLEEPLHLREFLKKMRNFQ, from the coding sequence ATGGCCAAACGCAAACCCTCTGCGAAAGAGAACTTCCCTACCGTCACGGGTTTAAGCACCTCGGGGACTACTCCGCAGCAGCAGGAGTTCAACCAGCACGTAGCCAAAATCAACTTCCTCAAAGAGCAGCTGGCGCAGCAGCGGGCTTCTTTGGCGGCGGCGCAGGTGCGGGTGCAGAAAGAAGTGCAGCCGCTCATACGGCAACTGGTGGAGAAAAGAACGGCTTTTGTGCGGCTGCTGGACCGGGCGTACCATCTGGAGTTCTTCCAGAAGCAGGAAAAAGAGAAAATTGCCTACCTGATTGAGAAACTGGCCTTCGACCTCATAGACACCTATGGTGCCCATGACTTGAAAGACCTGTATGCGCAGTATAATCCAGAGGCGGCCAGCGCCGTGTCTACAGCAGAGGATGAAGTACCCGATGCTCCAGAACAGGCCCCTGACCCAGACGACTATGACGCATGGCAAGTTCAGGAGCAGCAGCGCCGCGAAGCGCAGCAAAAAGCCCGTCAGCAGGCCAAGAAGAAGAAAGCCCAGGCCACAGAGCTGAAGTTGGAGCTGACCTCGCTCACCAAAGCCAGCCGCAAGATTTACACCACGCTGGTCAAACTCCTGCACCCAGATAAGGAACGGGATGAACAGACGCGCCTCTGGAAAGAAGAAGCCATGAAGCGCGTGACCATCGCCTACAACCAGGATGACTTTTTTGAGCTGCTACGGCTACAGATGGAGTTCCTGCACCTGGAAGAAGCCCACTTAGACCAAGTACCTGAAGACCAGCTGCAGTATTACCTAAAACTGCTCCATGACCAAATTCAGGAACTGGAGCGGGAACTGCAGCATTTCCAGACGGGGCCGCAGGCCAACTTTTACCAGCGGTTTGCCGGCACAGAGCGCCAGATGGACCTCAAATTCAGGAAAGTGAAGAAAGAGCTGAAGGACGAACTAAGCCAGCTGGACCTGGAAATACGGGTCTTGGAAGAGCCCCTGCACCTGCGGGAATTCTTGAAAAAAATGCGTAACTTTCAATAA
- a CDS encoding aminoacyl-histidine dipeptidase → MSSQIESLEPKALWQHFAALNAVPRPSKKEERVIAFMQDFGKRLNLETLTDEVGNVIIKKPATAGMEDRPTLVLQSHLDMVHQKNADTDFDFNTQGIQMEVDGDWVRAKGTTLGADNGIGVATIMALLSSTDIAHPALEALFTIDEETGMTGAMGLKGGLLDGTILLNLDTENDQELTIGCAGGIDVTATGTYNSESIPFDFVGFKLSITGLTGGHSGMDIHLGRGNANKLMNRLLYQATDKFNVRVYSIDGGSLRNAIPRESFAEVAVPEEKAEAFEQFLQKQAEVLKAEYALTDANLEIKAEHIDLPSLAISQEFQNLLLRVVYACPNGIHRMSPAIEGLVQTSNNLARVLVKDGEYSLQCLTRSSVDSEKLDLADAIKSTFELAGANVTFKGAYPGWAPAPDATIVKLMSGLYQELFQSAPHVNACHAGLECGILGTNYPDMEMISFGPNITGAHSPDEKVQISSVQKFWGFLLETLQRLPKAAVA, encoded by the coding sequence ATGAGCAGTCAGATAGAATCTTTAGAACCCAAAGCCCTGTGGCAACATTTTGCAGCCTTGAACGCGGTACCAAGACCGTCTAAGAAAGAAGAGCGCGTGATTGCATTCATGCAGGACTTCGGGAAGCGCCTGAACCTGGAAACCCTCACCGACGAGGTGGGCAACGTCATCATCAAGAAGCCCGCCACCGCCGGCATGGAAGACCGTCCTACCCTGGTGTTGCAAAGCCACCTGGACATGGTGCACCAGAAAAACGCTGATACTGATTTCGATTTCAACACCCAAGGCATTCAGATGGAAGTAGACGGTGACTGGGTACGCGCCAAAGGCACCACCCTGGGCGCCGACAACGGCATTGGCGTGGCCACCATCATGGCGTTGCTGTCTTCTACAGACATTGCGCACCCAGCCTTAGAAGCCCTGTTCACCATTGACGAAGAAACCGGCATGACCGGCGCCATGGGCTTGAAAGGCGGCTTGCTGGACGGCACCATCCTGTTGAACCTGGACACCGAGAACGACCAGGAACTTACTATTGGCTGCGCCGGCGGCATTGACGTAACGGCAACGGGCACGTATAATTCTGAAAGCATTCCGTTTGACTTTGTAGGCTTTAAACTAAGCATAACCGGCTTGACCGGAGGGCACTCGGGCATGGACATTCACCTAGGCCGCGGCAACGCCAACAAGCTCATGAACCGTCTGTTGTACCAGGCCACTGACAAGTTTAACGTGCGCGTATACAGCATTGACGGCGGAAGCCTGCGCAACGCCATCCCCAGAGAGTCTTTTGCCGAAGTGGCCGTACCCGAAGAGAAAGCCGAGGCCTTTGAGCAGTTCCTCCAAAAACAAGCCGAAGTCCTGAAGGCAGAATACGCCCTCACTGATGCCAACCTGGAGATTAAAGCCGAACACATTGACTTGCCCTCCTTGGCCATTTCGCAGGAGTTTCAGAACCTGTTGTTGCGCGTGGTGTATGCGTGCCCCAACGGCATTCATCGCATGAGTCCGGCCATTGAAGGCCTGGTGCAAACCTCCAACAACCTGGCCCGCGTGCTGGTGAAAGACGGCGAATACTCCCTGCAGTGCTTGACCCGCAGCTCCGTAGACAGTGAAAAGCTGGACCTGGCTGATGCCATTAAATCTACTTTTGAGCTGGCGGGCGCCAATGTGACCTTTAAAGGCGCGTACCCGGGCTGGGCACCTGCACCAGACGCCACCATTGTTAAGCTAATGAGCGGCCTGTACCAGGAACTCTTCCAAAGCGCGCCGCATGTAAATGCCTGCCACGCCGGACTTGAGTGCGGCATTCTGGGCACCAACTACCCAGACATGGAGATGATTTCCTTCGGGCCCAACATCACCGGCGCCCACTCCCCTGATGAGAAAGTACAGATCAGCTCTGTCCAGAAATTCTGGGGCTTTTTGCTAGAGACCCTGCAACGACTGCCTAAAGCAGCGGTAGCATAA
- a CDS encoding NADP-dependent oxidoreductase has protein sequence MSKKNKAAFYEAYGDAGQIKIGELDLPEVKEGEVLVRVKAAGVNPVDSAVREGWLKDFLPLNFPAIPGWDVAGVVEEVGFSARRFKPGDEVYAYARRPTVQHGTFAQYLVIPESYLAHKPQNLSFEEAAGIPLVGLTAYQSLFDAGSLQAGQTVLILGASGGVGSLGIQLAKEKGATVIGVASQKNHQFMKNLGADHTVDYKDTHVGQAVKALAPEGVDLIFDAASGETLTQSLEALKPNGKLVSILNQGQDLDKSINFQYVFVEPNSTQLEHLRALAEAGKLKVHVSGTYSLNETAEAMRQIETHHTTGKIVILP, from the coding sequence ATGAGCAAGAAAAACAAAGCGGCGTTTTATGAAGCCTACGGCGATGCCGGTCAGATAAAAATAGGGGAACTGGACCTGCCCGAAGTAAAAGAAGGCGAAGTGCTGGTGCGCGTGAAAGCCGCCGGAGTAAACCCGGTAGACTCTGCCGTGCGCGAAGGCTGGCTCAAAGACTTTCTGCCCCTGAACTTCCCGGCCATACCGGGCTGGGACGTAGCCGGCGTGGTGGAAGAAGTGGGCTTTAGTGCCCGCCGTTTCAAACCCGGCGACGAGGTCTACGCCTATGCCCGCCGGCCCACGGTCCAGCACGGCACCTTTGCCCAGTACCTAGTCATTCCGGAAAGTTATCTGGCCCACAAACCCCAAAACCTGAGTTTTGAAGAAGCAGCTGGCATTCCGTTGGTAGGTTTGACGGCGTATCAGTCTTTGTTTGATGCAGGCAGTTTGCAGGCAGGGCAAACGGTCTTGATTCTGGGGGCCTCTGGGGGCGTGGGCAGTCTGGGCATTCAACTGGCCAAAGAAAAAGGAGCGACCGTGATTGGCGTGGCCAGCCAAAAAAACCACCAATTCATGAAGAACCTGGGCGCGGACCATACCGTGGACTACAAAGACACCCATGTAGGCCAGGCAGTGAAAGCTTTGGCGCCAGAGGGTGTTGACCTGATCTTTGACGCGGCCAGCGGCGAAACCCTCACTCAAAGCCTGGAAGCACTCAAGCCCAACGGCAAACTAGTCTCCATCTTAAACCAAGGGCAGGACCTGGACAAGAGCATCAACTTCCAATACGTCTTTGTAGAACCCAACTCCACGCAACTGGAGCACCTGCGTGCATTGGCAGAGGCCGGTAAACTAAAAGTGCACGTGAGCGGCACCTACTCCTTAAACGAGACGGCAGAAGCCATGCGCCAGATAGAAACTCATCATACCACCGGCAAGATTGTGATCCTTCCGTGA
- a CDS encoding TCR/Tet family MFS transporter, whose product MLGNRKAALGFIFVTLLIDVIGFGIIIPVLPKLIAELINGDLSQASLYGGWLMFAFSVSQFLFSPVLGNLSDRFGRRPVLLFSLFGFGIDYILLALAPNIGWLFIGRIIAGITGASMTTATAYIADISTPEKRAQNFGMVGAAFGLGFIIGPVIGGLLGQFGARVPFYAAAGITLLNWLYGYFILPESLAPENRRPFHWKRANPVGSLLQLKRYPVIAGLVGSLIFVYIAAHSTQSTWAYYVMEKFQWNEAWVGYSLGAVGLFVAIVQGGLIRVINPWLGPKRSVYLGLALYALGFLLFAFATKGWMMFAFLVPYCLGGIAGPAIQGIISTQVPANEQGELQGGLTGLVSATSIVGPPLMTYMFAYFTHDQAPLYFPGAPFLLGSVLTVLSVVLAVRSLSRHDLQVQPALAPTDAEALPSPDEAPSMGAGFRE is encoded by the coding sequence ATGTTGGGCAACAGGAAAGCAGCGCTGGGTTTCATTTTTGTCACCTTGCTTATAGACGTGATAGGGTTTGGCATTATCATTCCGGTGTTGCCCAAACTCATTGCAGAACTCATAAACGGTGACTTAAGCCAGGCCTCTTTGTACGGGGGCTGGCTCATGTTTGCCTTCTCTGTGTCACAGTTCCTGTTTTCGCCGGTGTTGGGCAACCTGTCTGACCGGTTTGGCAGACGGCCGGTGCTGCTCTTCTCCCTCTTCGGGTTTGGGATTGACTATATTCTGCTGGCCCTGGCGCCTAACATTGGCTGGTTGTTCATTGGCCGCATCATTGCCGGCATAACCGGCGCCAGCATGACCACGGCCACGGCGTATATTGCAGACATCAGCACGCCAGAGAAACGGGCGCAGAATTTTGGGATGGTGGGCGCGGCCTTCGGGTTGGGCTTTATCATTGGGCCCGTGATTGGCGGGTTGCTGGGACAGTTTGGCGCCCGTGTTCCGTTCTACGCTGCGGCCGGCATTACCTTGCTCAACTGGCTGTACGGCTATTTCATTTTACCAGAGTCATTGGCCCCAGAAAACCGCCGGCCGTTCCACTGGAAACGGGCCAACCCGGTAGGTTCCCTGCTGCAGTTAAAGCGCTACCCGGTGATTGCGGGCTTGGTAGGCTCGCTCATTTTTGTGTACATAGCCGCTCATTCCACCCAAAGCACCTGGGCGTATTACGTCATGGAGAAGTTTCAATGGAACGAGGCGTGGGTGGGCTATTCTCTGGGCGCGGTGGGACTGTTTGTAGCCATTGTGCAGGGCGGCCTCATACGGGTGATTAACCCGTGGCTGGGTCCTAAACGCTCTGTGTACCTGGGACTGGCGCTGTACGCCCTGGGTTTTCTGCTGTTCGCGTTTGCCACCAAGGGCTGGATGATGTTTGCCTTTCTGGTGCCCTACTGCCTGGGCGGCATTGCCGGACCGGCCATCCAGGGCATTATCTCTACGCAGGTACCCGCCAATGAGCAAGGAGAACTACAGGGCGGCCTCACGGGCTTGGTGAGCGCCACTTCTATTGTAGGCCCTCCGCTCATGACGTATATGTTTGCCTATTTCACGCATGACCAGGCACCCTTGTATTTCCCGGGGGCGCCTTTCTTGCTGGGGTCTGTACTTACCGTCCTGAGCGTAGTGTTGGCGGTGCGTTCTCTCTCCCGGCATGATTTGCAGGTACAGCCTGCTCTGGCACCCACAGACGCAGAGGCTTTGCCGTCACCAGACGAGGCTCCTTCTATGGGGGCCGGTTTTAGAGAATAG
- a CDS encoding type IIG restriction enzyme/methyltransferase encodes MNLSVLTIKQSLNKAYRLLKSKRTHMEAFKQNLITLLGQIDEKETEENVKIHLMDFLKNTWYSPDFLVATKGKTDFVLHTGKDAKSPSGVLVEVKRPSNKGDMVTQKDLNKKALQELVLYYLRERHDGHNTDLRHLVITNIYEWFVFDAAEFERVFGKSTQLKKSYESWKAGQKVSTNTDLFYKEIAKPFIDQLTEPLTFTYFDIREFEKPLRSQSLKDDNSLIGLFKILSPTHLLKLPFTNDSNSLDRGFYAELLHLIGLEEVKEGNKKLIRRKPVGKRQAGSLLENAIINIESEDLLSNLSSPGQYGATQEERLYNVALELCITWINRVLFLKLLEAQLIKYHRQDHQFKFLNYATIPQYDELNKLFFQVLAKRPQERSAPVQQKYGKVPYLNSSLFETTEMERDIIRMSSLDDLVTLDLYPGTVLRNAQNKPLTGHLNWLEYLLRFLDAYDFASEGREEIQEESKTLINAAVLGLIFEKINGYKDGSIYTPGFITMYMCRQAIRLAVVQKFKDAYGWQLDSFDDLKNYLADHKGTAKVLEFNQLLNGLHLCDPAVGSGHFLVSALNELIACKAELGLLADAKGVRLSDYQVTVENDELLITHRATDDLFEYTVQPAPHGKGFKIDSETQRVQQTLFHEKQTIIENCLFGVDINPNSVKICRLRLWIELLKNAYYAPLSATEDGAGLASAVCYAQEPGLRDGFAQASAPTELHLQTLPNIDINIKQGNSLISRYALDADLGKALKGVKYSVEEYRNYVQTYKNTHNKDHKRELEQIIGRIKADFRTEITKTDPKQLRLNRLNGELVNLTTQLGVFEPSAKEKKTRKLQQQKLETETAKLRQEIEDIKSNAIYRNAFEWRFEFPEVLDNDGNFEGFDVVIGNPPYIDIKSIDSPELIKAYFEKFKVAENRINLYPLFIELSYGILKNKGVFYFINPNSMLMNSSYDKTRNLLYDNVREIIKLPDNIFSDSDVIVETIILSFQKELYFDKAKIVTFKSSDKISSLQDLIFNYVDKDSWNSSDGIKFNLYASFEIQSILNKSFIFTKPLGSISDFSLGITPYDKYRGHSPSVIKNREFHSITKISDDYEPLITGENIKRFIVDPTPKEFIKYGSWLGAQREKRFFTEPRIIVRQIVSGNPLRIYAGYTDLPLFFTQIGFSIIPKEGFGPKYITALLNSSLINFIHKYLYLDVEKDLFQKILIENCKKLPIKEATIDKQIALESLVNQILAAKQEDAQADTSAWEREIDQRVYQLYDLSPEEIALVEQG; translated from the coding sequence TGCGCGAGCGGCATGACGGCCACAACACAGACCTGAGGCACCTGGTCATCACCAACATTTATGAGTGGTTTGTCTTTGACGCCGCCGAGTTTGAACGCGTGTTTGGCAAGAGCACGCAACTCAAGAAAAGCTATGAGTCCTGGAAAGCCGGGCAGAAGGTAAGCACCAACACAGACCTGTTCTACAAAGAGATTGCCAAGCCGTTCATAGACCAGCTCACCGAGCCGCTAACGTTCACGTACTTTGACATACGCGAGTTTGAGAAGCCTTTGCGCAGCCAGAGCCTGAAGGATGACAACAGCCTCATTGGTTTGTTCAAGATTCTGAGCCCCACGCATTTGCTCAAGCTACCCTTCACCAATGACAGCAACAGCCTGGACCGCGGCTTTTACGCCGAGCTCCTGCACCTCATTGGCCTGGAAGAAGTAAAGGAAGGCAACAAGAAGCTGATCAGGCGCAAACCGGTGGGCAAACGGCAAGCGGGCTCTTTGCTGGAGAACGCCATCATCAACATTGAGTCTGAAGACCTGCTCAGCAACCTGTCCAGTCCCGGCCAGTACGGCGCCACGCAAGAAGAACGGCTCTACAACGTGGCCCTGGAATTGTGCATTACCTGGATTAACCGCGTGTTGTTCTTGAAGCTGCTGGAAGCCCAATTGATCAAATACCACCGCCAGGACCACCAGTTTAAGTTTTTGAACTACGCCACCATTCCGCAGTATGATGAATTGAACAAGCTGTTCTTTCAGGTGCTGGCCAAACGGCCCCAGGAACGCTCTGCGCCGGTGCAGCAGAAATACGGCAAGGTGCCCTACCTTAACAGCTCCCTGTTTGAGACCACAGAGATGGAGCGCGACATTATAAGAATGAGTTCTCTGGATGACCTGGTGACTTTGGATTTGTACCCCGGCACCGTCTTGCGCAACGCCCAGAACAAACCGCTCACCGGCCACCTGAACTGGCTGGAATACCTGCTTCGGTTTTTAGATGCTTATGACTTTGCCTCTGAGGGCCGCGAAGAAATACAGGAAGAAAGCAAGACGCTCATCAACGCGGCCGTGTTGGGGCTCATCTTTGAGAAGATCAACGGCTACAAAGACGGCTCCATTTACACGCCCGGTTTCATAACCATGTACATGTGCCGGCAGGCCATCAGGCTGGCGGTGGTACAGAAGTTCAAAGACGCGTACGGCTGGCAACTGGACAGCTTTGACGACCTCAAGAATTACCTCGCAGACCACAAAGGCACGGCCAAAGTACTGGAGTTCAACCAGCTGCTCAACGGTCTGCACCTCTGCGATCCTGCCGTGGGTTCTGGCCACTTTCTGGTGAGCGCGCTCAATGAGCTCATTGCCTGCAAGGCAGAACTGGGTTTGCTGGCAGATGCCAAAGGCGTGCGCCTAAGCGATTACCAGGTCACGGTAGAAAACGATGAACTGCTCATAACCCACCGCGCCACCGACGATCTTTTTGAATACACCGTGCAACCTGCCCCGCACGGCAAGGGCTTTAAGATAGACTCAGAAACCCAGCGCGTGCAGCAGACGCTCTTCCATGAAAAGCAGACCATCATTGAGAACTGCCTGTTTGGTGTAGACATCAACCCCAACTCGGTGAAGATCTGCCGGTTGCGGCTCTGGATTGAACTGCTCAAGAACGCCTATTACGCGCCGCTTTCTGCTACAGAAGATGGAGCGGGGCTGGCCAGTGCGGTGTGCTACGCCCAGGAACCCGGCTTACGTGATGGGTTTGCCCAAGCCTCTGCGCCCACAGAACTGCACCTGCAAACCCTGCCCAACATTGACATCAACATCAAACAGGGCAACTCCTTGATTAGCCGCTATGCATTGGACGCAGATTTGGGCAAGGCGCTCAAGGGTGTGAAGTACAGCGTAGAAGAGTACCGAAACTACGTGCAGACCTACAAAAATACGCACAACAAAGACCACAAGCGCGAACTGGAGCAGATCATTGGTCGCATTAAGGCAGATTTCAGGACGGAGATCACCAAGACGGACCCCAAGCAGCTTCGGCTGAACCGCCTGAACGGCGAACTGGTCAACCTCACCACGCAGTTGGGCGTCTTTGAACCCAGCGCCAAAGAAAAGAAAACCCGCAAACTGCAACAGCAGAAACTGGAAACCGAGACGGCCAAACTACGGCAGGAGATTGAGGACATCAAGAGCAACGCCATCTACAGAAACGCCTTTGAATGGCGCTTTGAGTTCCCCGAGGTGCTGGACAACGATGGCAACTTTGAAGGCTTTGACGTGGTTATTGGCAACCCGCCGTACATTGATATTAAATCAATTGATTCTCCAGAATTAATTAAGGCCTATTTTGAAAAGTTCAAGGTGGCCGAAAATAGAATCAATTTGTATCCACTTTTCATTGAGCTGAGCTATGGAATATTGAAAAATAAAGGGGTGTTTTATTTTATAAACCCTAATTCAATGTTAATGAATTCTTCATATGATAAAACTAGAAACTTATTATATGATAATGTTAGAGAAATAATAAAGCTTCCAGATAATATTTTTTCTGATTCTGATGTGATAGTTGAAACTATTATATTGTCCTTTCAGAAAGAACTTTATTTTGATAAAGCAAAAATTGTTACTTTTAAAAGCAGCGACAAGATATCTTCATTACAAGATTTAATATTTAATTATGTAGATAAAGATTCTTGGAATTCCTCGGATGGAATAAAATTTAATTTGTACGCTTCTTTTGAAATTCAATCAATTTTAAATAAATCTTTTATTTTTACTAAGCCATTAGGTAGTATTTCAGACTTCTCCTTAGGTATCACACCTTATGATAAATATAGGGGGCATTCTCCATCAGTAATTAAAAATAGGGAATTCCACAGCATTACTAAGATTTCAGATGATTACGAACCTTTGATAACGGGTGAGAATATAAAGAGATTTATTGTAGACCCAACGCCCAAAGAATTTATAAAATATGGAAGTTGGCTTGGTGCACAAAGGGAAAAAAGATTTTTTACCGAGCCAAGGATTATTGTGCGGCAAATTGTTTCAGGAAATCCGTTAAGAATTTATGCCGGTTATACAGATTTGCCACTTTTCTTTACTCAAATTGGATTTTCAATAATTCCAAAAGAAGGCTTCGGTCCAAAGTATATTACAGCATTGTTGAATTCTAGCCTTATTAATTTTATTCATAAGTATTTGTATCTGGACGTTGAAAAGGATTTGTTTCAAAAAATTTTGATAGAGAATTGTAAAAAATTGCCAATTAAAGAGGCAACAATTGATAAACAAATTGCATTAGAAAGTCTCGTCAACCAAATCCTCGCCGCGAAGCAGGAAGATGCGCAGGCAGACACCTCGGCGTGGGAGCGGGAGATAGACCAGCGGGTGTACCAACTCTATGACCTCAGCCCCGAGGAGATTGCCCTGGTAGAGCAAGGCTAA
- a CDS encoding CsbD family protein, with amino-acid sequence MHEQEYRARGNWNEIKGKMKQAYGDLSDDDLAYDEGQEDEWIGKLQQKIGKGKHEVKSWIDSL; translated from the coding sequence ATGCACGAACAAGAATATAGAGCCCGCGGTAACTGGAATGAGATTAAGGGCAAAATGAAGCAAGCGTACGGAGACTTGTCTGATGACGATCTAGCTTATGACGAAGGTCAGGAAGACGAATGGATCGGGAAGTTGCAGCAGAAAATTGGCAAGGGAAAACACGAAGTGAAATCCTGGATAGATTCTCTGTAG
- a CDS encoding aldo/keto reductase, which produces MNYNLFSDTGVLVSELCLGAMTFGGGENAGIWAQIGQLPQQDVNRLLTTSLDAGINFIDTANVYSFGQSEQLLGAGLKQLGLKRDELFIATKVRGKMGEGVNQQGLSRYHIYKSVEDSLKRLQLDHIDLLYVHGVDPATSVEQIVHTLHDVVMTGKVRYVGVCNWPAWMVMKALGIAQQRGWHAFKAMQYFYTPANRDSELDLLPLALDQNLAFMPWSPLAGGFLSGKFTRDQTSTGGQSRRDTFDFPIIDKEKAYDIIDVLQTIGESYSVSAAEITLAWVRQQRGVTSTIIGAKKPEQLTSNIHSTTIELTVDELAQINEASQFQPGYPHWMVERQTAGRMPEKS; this is translated from the coding sequence ATGAACTACAATCTTTTCAGTGATACGGGCGTGCTGGTGTCTGAGCTGTGCCTGGGCGCCATGACCTTTGGCGGCGGCGAGAACGCGGGCATCTGGGCCCAGATTGGCCAACTGCCACAACAAGACGTCAACCGCCTGCTCACCACCTCCCTAGACGCCGGCATTAATTTCATAGACACCGCCAACGTGTACAGCTTCGGGCAGAGTGAGCAACTGCTGGGCGCGGGCCTCAAGCAACTGGGCCTCAAACGTGATGAGCTGTTCATAGCCACCAAAGTGCGCGGCAAAATGGGCGAAGGCGTGAACCAGCAGGGCCTGTCCAGGTACCACATCTATAAGAGCGTAGAAGACAGCCTCAAGCGCCTGCAACTTGACCACATAGATTTGCTGTACGTGCACGGCGTAGACCCTGCCACCTCTGTAGAGCAGATTGTACACACCCTGCATGACGTGGTCATGACCGGCAAGGTGCGCTACGTGGGCGTCTGCAACTGGCCCGCCTGGATGGTCATGAAAGCCTTGGGCATTGCCCAACAGCGCGGCTGGCATGCGTTTAAAGCCATGCAGTACTTCTACACCCCCGCCAACCGAGATTCTGAATTAGACCTGCTGCCCCTGGCCCTGGACCAGAACCTGGCCTTCATGCCCTGGAGCCCGCTGGCCGGCGGTTTCTTATCCGGTAAGTTCACCAGAGACCAAACCAGCACCGGCGGCCAGAGTAGGAGAGACACCTTTGACTTTCCTATCATTGACAAAGAGAAGGCCTATGACATCATTGACGTGCTCCAGACCATAGGAGAGAGCTACAGCGTCTCGGCCGCCGAAATCACCCTGGCCTGGGTACGCCAACAGCGCGGCGTCACCAGCACCATCATAGGCGCCAAGAAACCAGAGCAGCTCACCTCCAACATTCACTCCACCACTATTGAACTGACCGTAGACGAACTAGCCCAAATCAATGAAGCCAGCCAGTTCCAACCAGGCTACCCCCATTGGATGGTAGAACGCCAAACTGCCGGCAGAATGCCGGAAAAGTCCTGA
- the arsC gene encoding arsenate reductase (glutaredoxin) (This arsenate reductase requires both glutathione and glutaredoxin to convert arsenate to arsenite, after which the efflux transporter formed by ArsA and ArsB can extrude the arsenite from the cell, providing resistance.) — MITIYHNNRCSKSRGALELLQEAGKEVEVKSYLTQPPTVQELQEVLAKLGLGPEDIIRKTESLYKEQYAGKHLTQQEWLQVLVENPILIERPIVVNGDKAVIARPPENVFSIL, encoded by the coding sequence ATGATCACCATTTACCACAACAACAGATGCTCTAAAAGCCGAGGCGCGCTGGAACTGCTGCAAGAAGCGGGCAAAGAAGTAGAAGTGAAATCTTACCTTACCCAGCCGCCCACGGTGCAGGAATTGCAAGAGGTGTTAGCCAAGCTGGGGCTGGGGCCAGAAGACATCATCCGGAAAACCGAGTCGCTCTACAAAGAACAGTACGCCGGCAAACACCTCACGCAGCAAGAGTGGCTGCAAGTGCTGGTAGAAAACCCCATTTTGATAGAGCGGCCCATAGTAGTCAACGGCGACAAAGCGGTGATTGCCCGCCCACCCGAAAACGTGTTTTCTATTCTCTAA
- a CDS encoding REP-associated tyrosine transposase — MSEFRRTSPDETYFITLTVTGWIDVFTRAVYKDFLIENLAYCQKKEHLDIFAYVLMSNHLHLVARRPEKDLTELLGRFKSYTAKKVLAAIEAHPQESRKEWLLHQFQFYARQKEQYSQYHFWQTTHHPVLLHTPALLQQKVDYIHQNPVKASIVTEPEYYVYSSACPDSPLKVADL, encoded by the coding sequence ATGAGTGAATTTAGGCGTACCTCTCCAGATGAAACCTATTTTATCACCTTGACGGTGACCGGCTGGATAGACGTGTTTACAAGAGCCGTGTACAAGGATTTTCTCATAGAAAACCTTGCCTATTGCCAGAAAAAAGAACACCTGGACATCTTTGCGTATGTGCTCATGAGCAACCACCTTCACCTGGTAGCCCGCCGTCCCGAAAAAGATTTAACTGAATTGCTGGGAAGGTTCAAGAGCTATACGGCAAAAAAGGTGTTGGCTGCCATAGAAGCGCATCCTCAAGAAAGCAGAAAAGAGTGGCTGTTGCACCAGTTTCAATTTTATGCCCGGCAGAAAGAACAATATAGCCAATACCATTTCTGGCAGACCACCCACCACCCTGTTCTGCTGCATACGCCAGCGCTCTTACAACAAAAAGTAGACTACATCCATCAAAACCCGGTAAAGGCCAGCATTGTCACAGAACCAGAATACTACGTGTACAGCTCAGCTTGTCCAGATAGTCCGCTAAAAGTGGCAGACCTTTAA